The Mesoterricola silvestris sequence CAATGGGTGAAAACACAGGCCCAACCATGGGGTGAGAGCCTTCCGTTGCTGCGGGCTTGGCCCGCAGCAACGAACCGGGGCGGAAGTCCGGGACACGTGCGATTACGTTGCGGGGCTCCTAGCTGAGGATCGGGTGGTGCAGGGCCAGCCCGCTCAGGACCCGGCCCCCGGAGGCGGGGGGGTTGTCCAGGCTCGTCCAGAGGAGGGCCTTGGCCACCTGGGAGGCCTCGATGGGGGCGTACCGCCAGAGGAAGCGGGAGCGGGGGGCCAGGTACCGGGCGGCGGCCAGGTAGGGCTTGGCCAGGAGGAGGGCTCCCAGGCGCTCGGCGAGGCGGAATTCCTCCCGGTCGCCCAGGAGGAGGGAGGGGCGCGCGATGAGGTAGGGGAGGCCGCTGGCCACCAGGACCTTTTCCACCTCGGCCTTGGTTTCCAGGTAGAGTCCCCGGGGGTGGCCGGCGCCGGCGGCGGAGACCAGGGCGAAGGCGGGACGGGTGGGGAGCGCGGCGAGGCGGGTGATGAGGGCGGCGGGGTAGCCCAGGTCCACCTCCCGGAAGGCCGCGGGGGAACCGGCCTTCTTGAGGGTCGTGCCCAGGGCGCAGAGGAGGAGGTCGCAGGGGATCTCCGTGCCCAGGCGCTCCAGGTCCGCGGGGGAGCGGTAGTCGAAGGTGGCCTCCTTCACCCGGCCCGACAGGGACCGCAGGGAGCCCGCACGGCGCACCAGGGCCGTGAATTCCACATCCTTGCGCGCGTCCAGCTGGCGCACCAGCTCCCGGCCCACGAGGCCCGTGGCCCCGGCGATCACCACGTTTCTCATTCGCTGGCTTCCTTGGAAATGGCCAGCAGCAGCCCCAGGGACGCGAGGCTCGCGATGAGGCTCGAGCTGCCGTAGCTGATGAACGGCAGGGGGATCCCCTTGTTGGGGGCGAGGCTGAGGACCACGCTCATGTTCATGAAGGCCTGCACCACCAGCAGGAGGGTGAAGCCCATGGCGCAGAGCTTCAGGAAGCTGTCCCGCACCCGGTGGGCGATGCGGTAGCCCCGCCAGAGGATGCCCACGAACAGGGCCAGGACGAGGACGCTTCCGATCAGCCCCGCCTCCTCCGCGATGACGGCGTAGATGAAATCCGTGTGGGCTTCGGGAAGGTAGTTCAGCTTCTGCATGGAGCCGCCCAGCCCCACGCCGGTGATGCCGCCGTTGCCCACGGCGATGAGGCTCTGCAGGGCCTGGTGGCCCTTGCCCAGGGGGTCGGCCTCGGGGTTCAGGAAGCTGAGCACCCGGGCCCTGCGGTAGGGCTCGAACCACACGAAGGCGAAGCCCACCGCCCCCAGCGCCGGGGCCGCCACCGCGAAGATCCACCGCTGCGCCCCGCCCAGGAAGGTCACCAGGAGGGCTACGAACAGGATCAGGAACGTGGTGCCGAAGTCCGGCTCCCGCAGGATCAGGGCCAGGGGCACCAGGAGGATCGCGAAGAGCGCCACCAGCTTGGGTATGGACTCCCGGCTCCCCTTCCCCCACAGGTCCCGGTGCCGGATCATCCACCAGGAGGTGATGAGCACGGAGACGGGCTT is a genomic window containing:
- a CDS encoding NAD(P)H-binding protein — translated: MRNVVIAGATGLVGRELVRQLDARKDVEFTALVRRAGSLRSLSGRVKEATFDYRSPADLERLGTEIPCDLLLCALGTTLKKAGSPAAFREVDLGYPAALITRLAALPTRPAFALVSAAGAGHPRGLYLETKAEVEKVLVASGLPYLIARPSLLLGDREEFRLAERLGALLLAKPYLAAARYLAPRSRFLWRYAPIEASQVAKALLWTSLDNPPASGGRVLSGLALHHPILS
- the ftsW gene encoding putative lipid II flippase FtsW, producing MSPDVRRPIDRLLLFFALALMAVGMVWVFSASAFKNHSAATTFLVNQMVGGFVGIAIMLALTQTDLAVLRDNPRTLQVLYVVFLVLLGAVFAFPAINHAHRWIRFGRLSIQPSELFKPVSVLITSWWMIRHRDLWGKGSRESIPKLVALFAILLVPLALILREPDFGTTFLILFVALLVTFLGGAQRWIFAVAAPALGAVGFAFVWFEPYRRARVLSFLNPEADPLGKGHQALQSLIAVGNGGITGVGLGGSMQKLNYLPEAHTDFIYAVIAEEAGLIGSVLVLALFVGILWRGYRIAHRVRDSFLKLCAMGFTLLLVVQAFMNMSVVLSLAPNKGIPLPFISYGSSSLIASLASLGLLLAISKEASE